In the Bacteroidota bacterium genome, AGCTTTACTCCAAATTTTATTACCAACAGAATCCACTAATAAAATAGCGAAATCATACAAACCATGGCCTTCAGGAAAATCACCATCTTTAGCCGTTGTTGCACCGCCTATTATAAAATTTTGATGTTGCGTTTCTTTAACAGCATAAAAATTGTTGAGTTTAAAAACCTCCATCAAATTCTATACCTCCATAATTTTTAGCCATAGCAAATTGGCGGTAGAATCAAATAACATCAAAGTTCCGGGGTATGGCATGCTATCCTGACCCGACATAAACCCATCAGTACCCCCAAATTTTGCTGTGCAGGCAATTTGATTTTTAGATGTTTTTATTGCATCTGAAAAATAATCAATATCTATTTGTAGTAAAACATGTTTGCCACGCAATGTAAGGTTGTGAAAATAAACATTGCAACAAACACAGTGAACAAATAAATGGAAATAGTTTTTTCAAATTAATTGCATGAGATGTGGTTAATAAATAATCAGTTTTTCCTTTGCAACGGTTAAGTTAATAAAAATTAGTAAATTGGCCAATTAACCAATTAGCCGATAAGCAAATTCGCGGAGCGTCCGCTGGGGTGGAAGCTAATGGGGGTTTTTCGATGGCGGCGCATTTTTGGGTATTAATTGACATTGGTTGTAGCGAGTTCATTCACAGAACCATTCTTTCGCTCTTACAGAGCTTAGATTATTCTTGTTGGAAGGTTTTTTACCATTCTTTCGCTCTTACAGAGCTTGGTGTATTCGTGATGATGTTTTTTTCTACCAATCTTTCGCTCTTACAGAGCTGGATTTTTATTAATGGGTCAATTTTATTGAAAAAAATTGGGATTTGATTATTGGTGCATTGTTTTTTTTAACCATAGAGTTCACAAAAAAAATACACGCAAAGTGCACAGAGAATTTTACCCGCAATTGAACTTCATAGTATTAAATTTCAATTAAAATAATTATCAAATTAACACAACCAAATCCTCTGCGTTCTTTGTGTGTATTTCCTCTGTGTTTCTCAGTGGTTTCGGCTGTTAAATTTGGTACATTAAAGGCTGTTTAATTAGCATCCGCCGCGGCGGACACATTAGCACATTAATTTCCGGCTGTTTAATTGGTACATTCCCACATTGGTACATTAGTCACTTCCGTTTAAACAACCCAATCAGCAACAAAAAAACAACCGAACCAACAACAGCAGCAGCGAGGCTGTAGAATAAATTTTCTTTCATGATGCCGAGCTGATTAAAAATCCAGCCGCCTAACACGCCTCCGACAATACCTACAATAATATTGCCCAATAATCCGAAACTTTCGCCCTTGGTTAATTTGCCACCAGCCCATCCGGCAAGTGCACCTATCAGGATAAAATATAAAAAATTCATAGTAGTATGATTGTATGCTAAATTTAATTATTGTGTTCGAATTGGTGGGAGTTGATTATCAATTTTCCTGAAATTGTAATTTTAATAAATTATTAAATACACCATTTTCTACTTTAGATAATGCATCAAAATTACCGGTCTCAACAATTGAACCATTATTTAATACAAAAATGGTATCTACATTTCTGATGGTAGATAAACGATGCGCGATAATGATTGTTGTGCGGTTTTCCATCAAAATTT is a window encoding:
- a CDS encoding GlsB/YeaQ/YmgE family stress response membrane protein; the encoded protein is MNFLYFILIGALAGWAGGKLTKGESFGLLGNIIVGIVGGVLGGWIFNQLGIMKENLFYSLAAAVVGSVVFLLLIGLFKRK